One region of Mycolicibacterium lutetiense genomic DNA includes:
- a CDS encoding FAD-dependent oxidoreductase, with protein MRRPGGKVAILGGGMAGLSAAWRLSEPGWRDRFDSITVYQRGWRLGGKGASSRGENDRIEEHGLHVWLGSYENAFTLLRECYAELDRAATDPSCPIRTWNEAIVPADNPGLAEQWGSDWLTWLGTHPRNELLPGEPGGAGQEITAVEFVQRAVQLVVAFTDSLRGAAPAGLELTSSAEQPPSSAPPAVSAVQRGILAALLAVAEPQARTGPPGKLLEHAVDAVRTAIDYEDRPDHRRSWLLISLVVAAVRGVIADNLITHPNGFRAINDEEFGDWVLRHGGHPDVLDSAFVRGLYDLVFGYERGDPQQPAVAAGVMVFLIGFVLFEYKGAIFWKMTAGMGEVVMVPLYQALRKRGVKFEFFHRVDSLHVDDRGVTVEAITLGRQVLLADGVDHYDPLVDVGGLAVFPSAPLSDQIQARPGLQDLESHFAVRDDIETTVLQRGKDFDHVVLAVSLGMIPVVAAELIADRPEWREMVAKVKTVATQAFQLWLRPDEHALGSSNPGATITAYARPFETWASMPQTLWAENWLGPDRPGSVAYFCGSLDTPWPVDMDHPGYVHRYRDLVHRAAADYVDRYLGLYFPNAVSETGFKWELLCGNNGQRGVAAMATQHVSVNIDPSDRYVQSVPGSDKYRLRPDESGYDNLILAGDWTDCGINAGCIEAAVMSGLEAANALLGHGRYHRIRGFYMP; from the coding sequence GTGAGGCGTCCCGGCGGGAAGGTCGCCATCCTTGGCGGCGGCATGGCTGGTCTGAGTGCGGCCTGGCGGCTGAGCGAGCCGGGTTGGCGCGACCGGTTCGATTCCATCACCGTCTACCAGCGGGGCTGGCGGCTGGGTGGCAAGGGGGCGTCGAGCCGCGGCGAGAACGACCGGATCGAGGAACACGGACTGCATGTCTGGCTCGGATCGTACGAGAACGCCTTCACCTTGCTGCGTGAGTGTTACGCCGAACTGGACAGAGCCGCAACGGATCCCTCGTGCCCGATCCGGACCTGGAATGAGGCTATTGTTCCCGCGGACAATCCTGGCTTGGCCGAGCAGTGGGGCTCCGATTGGCTGACCTGGCTGGGCACGCACCCTCGCAACGAGCTCCTGCCGGGCGAACCCGGGGGCGCAGGCCAAGAGATCACGGCGGTCGAGTTCGTGCAGCGGGCCGTGCAGTTGGTCGTTGCGTTCACCGACTCGCTGCGCGGTGCGGCTCCAGCGGGTCTAGAACTGACTTCCTCGGCGGAACAGCCACCATCGTCGGCGCCTCCGGCGGTCAGCGCCGTGCAGCGTGGGATCCTTGCGGCCCTGCTGGCCGTCGCAGAGCCGCAGGCACGCACGGGCCCGCCGGGCAAGCTCCTCGAACATGCGGTGGATGCGGTCCGCACGGCGATCGACTACGAGGATCGCCCCGACCACCGGCGCAGCTGGCTGCTGATCTCGCTTGTCGTCGCAGCGGTCCGCGGTGTGATCGCCGACAATCTCATCACGCATCCGAACGGATTCAGGGCCATCAACGATGAGGAGTTCGGTGACTGGGTGCTGCGCCATGGCGGCCACCCCGATGTGCTCGATTCAGCCTTCGTACGGGGTCTTTACGACCTGGTGTTCGGGTATGAGCGCGGCGATCCGCAGCAGCCCGCGGTGGCTGCCGGTGTGATGGTCTTCCTGATCGGATTCGTCCTGTTCGAATACAAAGGGGCGATCTTCTGGAAGATGACGGCCGGAATGGGCGAAGTCGTCATGGTGCCGCTCTACCAGGCGCTGCGGAAACGGGGCGTGAAATTCGAGTTCTTCCACCGCGTGGATTCACTGCATGTCGATGACCGAGGCGTGACGGTGGAAGCGATCACCCTGGGTCGCCAAGTGCTACTTGCCGACGGGGTCGACCACTACGATCCCTTGGTCGATGTCGGTGGTCTCGCCGTATTTCCCAGCGCGCCGCTCAGTGACCAGATCCAAGCGCGGCCAGGACTGCAAGACCTGGAATCGCATTTCGCCGTCCGGGACGACATCGAGACCACAGTTCTGCAGCGGGGCAAGGACTTTGATCACGTCGTGCTGGCCGTCTCACTAGGCATGATTCCGGTCGTCGCGGCAGAACTCATCGCGGACCGTCCAGAATGGCGAGAGATGGTAGCGAAGGTGAAGACCGTTGCAACGCAGGCCTTCCAGTTGTGGCTTCGCCCGGACGAACACGCGCTGGGTTCGTCGAACCCCGGTGCGACGATCACCGCGTATGCTCGGCCGTTCGAAACGTGGGCGTCGATGCCGCAGACGCTGTGGGCCGAGAACTGGCTCGGCCCCGATCGTCCTGGCTCCGTTGCTTACTTCTGCGGCAGCCTCGACACGCCGTGGCCCGTGGACATGGATCACCCCGGCTACGTCCACCGGTACCGCGACCTCGTGCATCGTGCCGCCGCCGATTACGTCGACCGATATCTCGGGCTCTACTTCCCGAACGCCGTATCCGAGACGGGTTTCAAGTGGGAACTGTTGTGCGGCAACAATGGCCAGCGCGGCGTCGCGGCCATGGCGACCCAGCATGTCAGCGTGAACATCGACCCGTCCGACCGCTACGTGCAATCGGTGCCGGGTAGCGACAAGTACCGGCTACGGCCCGATGAGAGCGGCTACGACAACCTGATCCTGGCCGGCGATTGGACGGACTGTGGCATCAACGCCGGCTGTATCGAGGCTGCGGTGATGTCCGGTCTCGAGGCAGCCAATGCCTTGCTCGGTCACGGACGCTATCACCGCATTCGCGGGTTCTACATGCCGTGA
- a CDS encoding geranylgeranyl reductase family protein yields the protein MTQRYDLVIAGGGPSGSAAAWQAAQTGANVLVLDKAEFPRDKPCGDGLTARAVSYLQKMGLADEVAKFHRVNKVTVFSPSEWELSFPRRPGMPDHGHTVSRTELDTLLLKHAGSAGAEVRQGAEVSGPEFDAKGRVVGVVLKGGEKVYGDAVIAADGAYSPIKRALKINSEYNGYSAIAIRSEMQVNRPDSDTFEIYLKLLFQGDQLPGYGWVFPMGGGRFNIGLGYVNSYKNWQSINATQFLGDFLRTLPAEWELPPIEELKKNKSVRAWRLPMGFTAWPPWRPGVLFVGDSLGAGKPVSGAGISKALESGLTAGECAIAALTNGGPDDFTNYEQRIRATWGREYRRGRFFNKLAGIPAVAGAGLKALDNHTFRDLLLKSLYKKAQSPQHT from the coding sequence ATGACACAGCGATACGACCTGGTCATAGCTGGTGGCGGCCCTTCGGGGTCGGCCGCGGCGTGGCAGGCGGCGCAGACCGGCGCCAACGTGCTGGTCCTCGACAAGGCGGAGTTCCCGCGCGACAAGCCATGTGGTGACGGTCTCACTGCCCGCGCGGTGAGTTACCTGCAGAAGATGGGCCTGGCCGATGAGGTTGCCAAGTTCCATCGGGTCAACAAGGTGACCGTGTTCAGCCCCAGCGAGTGGGAGCTGTCCTTCCCGCGTCGCCCCGGTATGCCCGACCATGGCCATACCGTCAGCCGCACCGAACTCGACACGTTGCTGCTCAAGCATGCGGGGTCGGCAGGCGCCGAGGTTCGTCAGGGCGCCGAGGTCTCCGGACCCGAATTCGACGCCAAGGGCCGCGTGGTCGGCGTGGTGCTCAAGGGCGGTGAAAAGGTCTACGGAGACGCGGTGATCGCGGCCGACGGTGCCTACTCCCCCATCAAGCGGGCCCTGAAGATCAACTCTGAGTACAACGGCTACTCGGCCATCGCGATCCGGTCCGAGATGCAGGTGAACCGTCCCGACTCCGATACGTTCGAGATCTACCTGAAGCTGTTGTTCCAGGGCGATCAACTGCCCGGGTACGGGTGGGTGTTCCCGATGGGCGGCGGCCGATTCAACATCGGCTTGGGCTATGTGAACAGCTACAAGAACTGGCAGTCGATCAACGCCACCCAGTTCCTCGGCGATTTCCTGCGGACCCTGCCCGCCGAATGGGAGCTGCCGCCGATCGAGGAGCTCAAGAAGAACAAGAGCGTGCGGGCGTGGCGATTGCCGATGGGCTTCACGGCGTGGCCGCCGTGGCGTCCGGGGGTGCTGTTCGTCGGGGACTCGCTGGGCGCCGGCAAGCCGGTGTCCGGGGCCGGTATTTCCAAGGCGCTCGAATCCGGTTTGACCGCAGGCGAATGCGCAATTGCCGCGCTCACCAATGGTGGGCCCGACGACTTCACGAACTACGAGCAGCGGATACGCGCGACCTGGGGCCGAGAATACCGACGCGGTCGGTTCTTCAACAAGCTCGCCGGGATACCCGCCGTGGCGGGTGCGGGCCTGAAGGCACTGGACAACCACACGTTCCGCGACCTGCTGCTCAAGTCGTTGTACAAGAAGGCGCAGAGCCCGCAGCACACCTAA
- the nrdF gene encoding class 1b ribonucleoside-diphosphate reductase subunit beta: MKLIDRVSAINWNRLQDEKDAEVWDRLTGNFWLPEKVPVSNDIPSWGTLTAHEKQLTMRVFTGLTLLDTIQGTVGAVSLIPDALTPHEEAVYTNIAFMESVHARSYSNIFSTLCSTAEIDDAFRWSEENPNLQRKAEIVMRYYKGDEPLKRKVASTLLESFLFYSGFYLPMYWSSRAKLTNTADMIRLIIRDEAVHGYYIGYKYQRGLALLDEERRAELKDYTYELLFELYDNEVEYTQDLYDEVGLTEDVKKFLRYNANKALMNLGYEALFPKDETDVNPAILSALSPNADENHDFFSGSGSSYVIGKAVVTEDEDWDF; this comes from the coding sequence ATGAAGCTGATCGACCGTGTCTCAGCGATCAACTGGAACCGTCTCCAGGATGAGAAAGACGCCGAGGTCTGGGATCGACTCACCGGTAATTTCTGGTTGCCGGAGAAGGTGCCGGTGTCCAACGACATCCCGTCGTGGGGCACGCTCACCGCGCACGAGAAGCAGCTCACCATGCGGGTGTTCACCGGGCTGACGCTGCTGGACACCATCCAGGGCACGGTCGGTGCGGTCAGCCTGATCCCCGATGCGCTCACGCCGCACGAGGAAGCCGTCTACACCAACATCGCCTTCATGGAGTCGGTGCACGCGCGCAGCTACAGCAATATCTTCTCCACGCTGTGCTCGACGGCCGAGATCGACGACGCGTTCCGCTGGTCGGAGGAAAACCCCAACCTGCAGCGCAAGGCCGAGATCGTCATGCGGTACTACAAGGGTGACGAACCGCTCAAGCGCAAGGTGGCCTCCACCCTGCTGGAGAGCTTCCTGTTCTACTCGGGCTTCTACCTGCCGATGTACTGGTCCAGCCGGGCCAAGCTGACCAACACCGCCGACATGATCCGGCTGATCATCCGCGACGAGGCCGTGCACGGCTACTACATCGGCTACAAGTACCAGCGCGGGTTGGCGCTCCTCGACGAGGAACGGCGTGCGGAGCTCAAGGATTACACCTACGAGCTGCTGTTCGAGCTCTACGACAACGAGGTCGAGTACACCCAGGATCTGTATGACGAGGTCGGTCTCACCGAGGACGTCAAGAAGTTCCTGCGCTACAACGCCAACAAGGCACTGATGAACCTCGGCTACGAGGCGCTGTTCCCCAAGGACGAGACTGACGTGAACCCGGCGATCCTGTCCGCGCTCTCACCGAATGCCGACGAGAATCATGACTTCTTCTCGGGGTCCGGCTCGTCGTACGTCATCGGCAAGGCCGTCGTCACCGAAGACGAGGACTGGGACTTCTAG
- a CDS encoding ATP-binding protein translates to MSQPDGPTGVDELLDQALRAAAEGDRATASLLAGQVLAVDRNNIDAEDLLAAPAEYGEIRRLTILYADLVDSTALSARIDPETYRTVVGRYRDDVLRIVDRYEGHVGSTKGDGLLASFGHPRAHEDDVHRAVQAALDITRVIAELSTRVRRRFGVEINVRVGIHRGIVYLDTAQDDVYGFAANLAARMCSLADPGSVAISESVEPLVRGSFELHAQLPRHVKGVDDPVRHYRVIVERDMTRADRDPGPLVGREREYAHLERCWTEAAAGTLRTPGVAIQGEAGIGKSRLAWSAVDLAAQSHGIILQLSGSPFHTDVGLRPIRRLLERRCGIDRTSDPAERLQLLRSEIEQRSLDPTTVLPLLAPLLGIDPQVGYQPVSAEGRKLYGQICGTVRDYLLACVRETPALVLVEDMHWFDEDTVEVVRSLLGTELDGHVLVVMTSREQAVPAGPHVDVFDLKPLSDSETDELIVALHPDATRDQRNVVRRRCDGVPLYIEELVTKLRAQPSDTSTVNGGVPDTLYEALYARLRSSDNAIRVVEAAAIIGSRVERSLLSAVVDLDEQEVAQVVRELVQGRVLEPLDNDSWRFHHELLREVAAELSPPSLRRELHSRTADTLAAAAEVGNPDWPLIARHYERAERYAEAAASYAQASANARQRGALRESLTYLSYAVTHVEKSPAGPDRDRLEVHLRLGRAFLAQAAEGVFSPNAAADFERCLHLCSSDLQDDELLSTVMSLYPYYTMRADLQRALRLVESIRGSLTGPREIFLPVNDFAFGMLAWFRGEFGYARVKMDNAALTLTEEGARALDAMLFMPNDPTAGLYTHLALSRCLDGDMAGVDAQLRNAERRCAEMPFPKGAFSLAYTRQAEVLIRIEAGDLDRAAHAAAELGAIGEQHGFDSWELAGAAQHATVAALIALSDNSADAAELAPHIALLTGFVDTWRAVGVIALITFYDALLARLLIAAGQFEEARARLQTGLELARQTGMHFYDAELTRLRAFTTEDPDSRHAAFIAAMELGRSQDARVFELRAATDHFSLLGEPARETLTEVLHRFPVGCAWPDVVHARTMLG, encoded by the coding sequence GTGAGCCAACCTGACGGGCCGACCGGCGTCGATGAACTGCTTGATCAAGCGCTGCGCGCCGCTGCGGAGGGAGACCGAGCGACCGCCAGTCTGCTCGCCGGCCAGGTATTGGCCGTCGACCGTAACAACATCGACGCCGAGGACCTCCTGGCGGCGCCGGCCGAATACGGTGAGATCCGCCGGTTGACAATCCTTTATGCCGATCTGGTCGACTCCACCGCTTTGTCCGCCAGGATCGATCCGGAGACCTACCGAACTGTCGTCGGGCGTTACCGCGACGACGTACTGCGAATCGTCGATCGGTACGAGGGCCATGTCGGTTCGACCAAGGGTGACGGACTATTGGCCTCCTTCGGCCACCCCCGCGCCCACGAGGACGACGTCCACCGGGCGGTGCAGGCTGCGCTCGACATCACACGAGTCATTGCTGAGCTGAGCACCCGCGTCCGGCGTCGCTTCGGCGTCGAGATCAATGTCAGAGTCGGGATACATCGAGGAATCGTGTACCTCGATACCGCACAAGACGATGTCTACGGATTCGCGGCGAACCTCGCCGCCCGGATGTGCAGCCTCGCCGACCCCGGCTCCGTGGCGATATCGGAGTCCGTAGAACCGCTCGTCCGTGGGTCATTCGAACTGCATGCGCAGCTGCCGAGACACGTCAAAGGTGTCGACGATCCCGTCCGCCACTACCGGGTGATCGTCGAACGCGATATGACCCGCGCGGACCGGGACCCAGGCCCGTTGGTCGGACGGGAACGCGAGTACGCGCATCTCGAACGATGCTGGACCGAAGCTGCAGCCGGGACACTGCGGACTCCGGGTGTGGCGATTCAGGGTGAGGCCGGCATCGGCAAGAGCCGGTTGGCCTGGTCAGCCGTCGACCTGGCCGCGCAGTCGCACGGAATTATCCTGCAGTTGAGCGGATCGCCGTTCCACACGGATGTCGGGTTGCGGCCGATCCGCCGCCTGCTCGAGCGCCGTTGCGGCATCGACCGGACATCCGATCCGGCAGAACGCCTGCAGCTTCTGCGGTCCGAGATCGAGCAGCGTTCACTCGACCCGACCACCGTGCTGCCGCTGTTGGCACCTCTGCTCGGGATCGACCCGCAGGTCGGATATCAACCCGTTTCTGCCGAAGGCCGCAAGCTCTACGGCCAGATCTGTGGCACCGTGCGCGATTACCTGCTGGCGTGCGTGCGCGAGACCCCCGCACTCGTGCTTGTCGAGGACATGCACTGGTTCGACGAAGACACCGTCGAGGTTGTCCGGTCTCTCCTCGGCACCGAGCTCGACGGCCATGTGCTGGTGGTCATGACAAGCCGGGAGCAAGCGGTGCCGGCCGGCCCGCACGTGGACGTATTCGACCTGAAGCCGCTGAGCGACAGCGAAACCGACGAACTGATCGTCGCACTACACCCCGATGCGACGCGGGATCAACGGAACGTCGTGCGGCGGCGGTGCGACGGGGTGCCGCTGTACATCGAAGAGCTGGTGACCAAGCTCAGAGCCCAACCATCGGACACGTCCACTGTCAACGGCGGAGTGCCGGACACCCTCTACGAGGCGTTGTATGCGCGACTCCGGTCGAGCGACAATGCGATCAGGGTGGTCGAGGCTGCGGCGATCATCGGTAGTCGCGTGGAACGCAGCCTGCTGTCGGCGGTGGTGGATCTCGACGAGCAGGAAGTGGCACAGGTTGTCCGAGAGCTGGTGCAGGGCCGCGTGCTTGAGCCGCTCGACAACGACAGCTGGCGATTTCACCACGAACTGTTGCGTGAGGTGGCGGCAGAACTGTCGCCACCGAGCCTTCGGCGCGAGCTTCACAGCCGTACCGCGGACACGTTGGCAGCCGCAGCAGAGGTCGGCAATCCGGACTGGCCACTGATCGCGCGCCACTATGAGCGGGCCGAGCGCTACGCCGAGGCGGCGGCAAGCTATGCGCAGGCGTCTGCCAACGCCCGTCAGCGCGGGGCACTCCGGGAGTCCTTGACCTACCTGAGCTATGCCGTCACGCACGTCGAGAAATCGCCGGCCGGACCCGACCGCGACCGCCTCGAGGTCCATCTGCGACTGGGACGCGCCTTCCTTGCCCAGGCAGCCGAGGGAGTGTTCAGCCCCAACGCCGCAGCCGACTTCGAGCGCTGTCTTCACCTGTGCAGCAGCGACCTTCAGGACGACGAACTGCTGTCGACAGTGATGTCGCTCTATCCGTACTACACCATGCGGGCAGATCTCCAACGTGCACTGCGACTGGTCGAATCCATCCGGGGCAGCCTCACCGGACCGCGAGAGATATTCCTGCCGGTCAACGACTTCGCCTTCGGGATGCTGGCCTGGTTTCGCGGTGAGTTCGGCTATGCACGGGTCAAGATGGATAACGCTGCACTGACGCTGACCGAGGAAGGCGCACGGGCGCTCGATGCAATGCTGTTCATGCCGAACGATCCGACCGCTGGCTTGTACACCCACCTCGCGTTGAGCCGCTGTCTGGACGGCGACATGGCGGGTGTCGATGCCCAGCTGCGGAATGCCGAACGCCGCTGTGCCGAAATGCCATTCCCTAAAGGTGCGTTCAGCTTGGCGTATACCCGCCAGGCCGAGGTCCTGATACGTATCGAGGCCGGCGACCTTGATCGGGCCGCCCACGCGGCAGCCGAACTCGGCGCGATCGGCGAGCAACATGGCTTCGACTCGTGGGAGCTTGCCGGCGCAGCGCAGCACGCGACGGTGGCTGCACTCATCGCCCTGTCCGACAACTCCGCGGACGCTGCCGAACTCGCCCCGCACATCGCGTTACTGACCGGATTCGTCGACACCTGGCGTGCGGTCGGCGTGATTGCCCTCATCACGTTCTACGACGCACTGCTGGCCCGATTGCTGATCGCGGCAGGACAATTCGAGGAGGCGCGGGCCAGACTGCAGACTGGTCTGGAGCTGGCCCGCCAGACGGGAATGCACTTTTACGATGCCGAGCTGACCAGGCTCCGTGCGTTCACCACCGAGGACCCGGACTCTCGTCACGCCGCATTCATAGCGGCCATGGAGCTGGGCCGTAGCCAGGATGCGCGGGTCTTCGAACTTCGGGCTGCCACTGACCATTTCAGCTTGCTCGGTGAGCCGGCACGGGAGACGCTCACCGAAGTGCTGCACCGGTTCCCCGTCGGCTGCGCCTGGCCCGACGTGGTCCACGCCAGGACCATGCTCGGGTGA
- a CDS encoding flavin-containing monooxygenase has protein sequence MTAAQPSPQGQQPIHTRALIIGSGFSGLGMAIELQRRGVDFLILEKADEFGGTWRDNTYPGCACDIPSHMYSFSFEPKSDWSHMWSFQPEIQDYLLGVATKYGLRRYTRFNTHVDRAHWDEQELRWHVFSDTGQEFISQFLVSGAGGLHIPQIPAIEGADEFTGAAFHSAQWDHSVDLTGKRVAVIGTGASAIQIVPAIVDDVAELHLYQRTPAWVMPRVNTKFPQSIRRMFSYVPGTRAAMRAAIYWIHEGVGFAMTQQPRLLKIGEAMGRYNINRSIKDPELRRKLTPSYRAGCKRILNSDKYYRGIANPKTQVITESITRMTPTGIVTSDGVEHPVDVVVWATGFHVTDSYTYVDIKGADGEDLVDRWNREGMTAHRGVAVSGMPNLFFLLGPNTALGHNSVVFMIESQIRYVGQAIAAVDHAGAAALAPSPQAQAEYNAELQRDLADTVFSTGGCQSWYMDEHGVNRTLWSGMTWQYWLATRKLDPAEFDFIRADRDTKAQDAGVPAGA, from the coding sequence ATGACGGCTGCCCAACCCTCACCACAGGGTCAGCAACCCATCCACACCCGCGCCTTGATCATCGGCAGCGGGTTCTCGGGGCTGGGGATGGCGATCGAACTGCAACGCCGCGGCGTTGATTTCCTCATCCTGGAGAAGGCCGACGAGTTCGGTGGGACGTGGCGCGACAACACCTATCCGGGTTGCGCCTGCGACATCCCGTCGCACATGTACTCGTTCTCGTTCGAGCCGAAATCGGACTGGAGCCACATGTGGTCCTTCCAGCCCGAGATCCAGGATTACCTGCTCGGCGTGGCGACCAAGTACGGGCTGCGCCGCTATACCCGGTTCAACACCCACGTGGACCGCGCTCACTGGGACGAACAGGAACTGCGCTGGCACGTGTTCAGTGACACCGGCCAGGAGTTCATCTCCCAGTTCCTGGTGTCCGGCGCCGGCGGCCTGCACATCCCGCAGATCCCGGCGATCGAAGGGGCCGACGAGTTCACCGGTGCGGCTTTCCATTCCGCGCAGTGGGACCACAGCGTCGACCTCACCGGCAAGCGGGTCGCGGTGATCGGCACCGGGGCCAGCGCCATCCAGATCGTGCCCGCAATCGTCGACGATGTCGCCGAGCTGCATCTGTACCAGCGCACCCCGGCGTGGGTGATGCCACGGGTGAACACCAAGTTCCCGCAATCGATTCGGCGCATGTTCAGTTACGTGCCCGGCACCCGCGCGGCGATGCGCGCCGCCATCTACTGGATCCATGAGGGAGTCGGCTTCGCGATGACACAGCAGCCACGGCTGCTCAAGATCGGCGAGGCGATGGGCCGCTACAACATCAACCGCAGCATCAAGGATCCCGAGCTGCGCCGCAAACTCACGCCCAGCTACCGCGCCGGGTGCAAGCGAATCCTCAACTCCGACAAGTATTACCGCGGAATCGCCAACCCCAAGACTCAGGTGATCACCGAGTCGATCACCCGGATGACGCCGACCGGCATCGTCACCTCCGACGGCGTCGAGCATCCGGTCGACGTCGTCGTATGGGCCACCGGATTCCACGTCACCGACTCCTACACCTACGTCGACATCAAGGGTGCCGACGGCGAGGACCTGGTGGACCGCTGGAACCGCGAGGGCATGACAGCCCACCGCGGCGTCGCCGTGTCCGGCATGCCCAACCTGTTCTTCCTGCTGGGGCCGAACACCGCGCTGGGCCACAACTCGGTGGTGTTCATGATCGAATCCCAGATCCGCTACGTCGGTCAGGCGATCGCCGCCGTCGACCACGCCGGGGCCGCTGCACTGGCGCCCAGCCCGCAAGCCCAGGCGGAGTACAACGCTGAGTTGCAACGCGATCTGGCCGACACGGTCTTCAGCACCGGAGGTTGCCAGAGCTGGTACATGGACGAACACGGAGTCAACCGGACCCTGTGGAGCGGCATGACCTGGCAGTACTGGCTCGCAACGCGCAAGCTGGACCCCGCGGAGTTCGATTTCATCCGTGCTGACCGCGACACGAAGGCACAAGATGCTGGGGTCCCCGCGGGTGCCTAA
- a CDS encoding polyprenyl synthetase family protein: MTELADRAALVTNVEDRLREVGRAVRRTMLDAMPDGEPVQWLYGPMREYPSRPGKALRPALCLSAGRAFGASSEELLGIAVAIELLHNAFLVHDDVADGSEMRRGRPTLSAAYGLAAALNAGDGLAIVAGQVLRRATRRLDRDLADLVWSEFDTMAMRTLEGQATEVGWQLDNVEGLGPEDYLHLIMHKTCWYTTIHPLRVGAIIGSGGTLDLGPLVRFGFHFGAAFQIRDDLLNLVGDEHTYGKEILGDIYEGKRTLPLMHLLSVADDADKALVHRYLRLTRPERTSDLVQAVRRMMDDYGSINFTIEYAEGILLVAEDHFEQAFAAAQPGPDLDFLRSLVPYVWARWR, from the coding sequence ATGACCGAACTCGCCGACCGCGCCGCCCTCGTCACCAATGTCGAAGACCGGTTGCGCGAGGTGGGGCGCGCGGTACGTCGCACGATGCTCGACGCGATGCCCGATGGTGAACCGGTGCAGTGGTTGTACGGGCCGATGCGCGAGTATCCGTCTCGTCCGGGAAAGGCGCTTCGTCCCGCCCTGTGCCTGTCGGCGGGGCGGGCGTTCGGGGCCAGTTCGGAAGAACTCCTCGGAATCGCAGTGGCAATTGAGCTGCTGCACAACGCTTTTCTCGTACACGATGACGTGGCAGACGGAAGTGAGATGCGCCGCGGCAGACCGACGCTCTCGGCAGCCTACGGGCTGGCGGCGGCACTGAACGCGGGCGACGGACTGGCTATCGTTGCCGGACAGGTACTGCGGAGGGCCACCCGACGCCTCGACCGGGATCTCGCGGACCTGGTGTGGAGCGAGTTCGACACGATGGCGATGCGCACCCTCGAGGGTCAAGCGACCGAAGTGGGGTGGCAGCTCGACAATGTCGAAGGCTTGGGCCCGGAGGACTACCTGCACCTGATCATGCATAAAACATGTTGGTACACAACGATTCACCCTCTGCGCGTGGGTGCAATCATCGGTTCTGGAGGAACCCTCGACCTCGGCCCACTGGTGCGTTTCGGATTTCATTTCGGCGCGGCATTTCAGATTCGAGACGATCTGCTGAATCTTGTCGGGGATGAACACACCTACGGGAAAGAGATCCTCGGCGACATCTACGAAGGCAAGCGGACCCTTCCGCTGATGCACCTCTTGAGCGTCGCGGACGACGCGGACAAGGCACTCGTTCACCGTTACCTGCGACTGACCCGGCCCGAACGGACGTCCGACCTGGTGCAGGCTGTGCGCAGGATGATGGATGACTACGGCAGCATCAATTTCACGATTGAGTACGCCGAGGGCATCCTGCTGGTTGCCGAGGACCATTTCGAGCAGGCGTTCGCCGCCGCACAGCCAGGTCCGGATCTGGACTTCCTACGGTCGCTGGTGCCCTACGTGTGGGCCAGGTGGCGATGA
- a CDS encoding TetR/AcrR family transcriptional regulator, which translates to MRRTSRSHSSDSPGVKVDARSERWREHRKKVRSEIVDASFRAIDRLGPEVSLREIAEEAGTAKPKIYRHFADKSDLFQAIGERLRDMLWSAIFPAINLGADPAREVIRRSVEQYVRLVDEHPNVLRFLIQGRFAEQSESTMRALNEGRGITLAMADMFSNELREMELDGAAIELAAFATFGACASATDWWLGAEEDSPRRMPAEEFVNHLTTIMVGSINGTCELLGVWIDPDLPLHEGVQRRQHAS; encoded by the coding sequence GTGCGGCGAACGTCGAGATCACATTCCAGCGATAGCCCGGGCGTCAAGGTCGATGCCCGTAGCGAGCGTTGGCGTGAGCACCGCAAGAAGGTGCGCTCGGAAATCGTCGACGCCTCGTTCCGGGCGATCGACCGTCTGGGGCCTGAGGTGAGCCTGCGCGAGATCGCCGAAGAGGCCGGTACCGCCAAGCCCAAGATCTATCGGCATTTCGCCGACAAGTCGGATCTGTTCCAGGCCATCGGTGAGCGACTGCGCGACATGCTGTGGTCGGCGATCTTCCCGGCGATCAACCTCGGTGCCGACCCGGCCCGGGAAGTCATCCGGCGCAGCGTCGAGCAGTACGTCCGGCTCGTGGACGAACACCCGAACGTGTTGCGGTTCCTGATCCAGGGCCGGTTCGCCGAACAGAGCGAATCGACGATGCGCGCACTCAACGAGGGCCGCGGCATCACCTTGGCCATGGCCGACATGTTCTCCAACGAACTACGTGAGATGGAACTGGACGGGGCCGCGATCGAATTGGCGGCATTCGCCACCTTCGGTGCCTGCGCGTCGGCCACGGACTGGTGGCTGGGCGCCGAGGAGGACAGCCCGCGCCGGATGCCGGCCGAGGAGTTCGTCAACCACCTGACCACCATCATGGTCGGTTCCATCAACGGCACCTGTGAACTGCTCGGCGTCTGGATCGACCCGGACCTGCCGCTGCACGAAGGTGTCCAGCGTCGCCAGCACGCCAGCTGA